A genome region from bacterium includes the following:
- a CDS encoding antitoxin Xre/MbcA/ParS toxin-binding domain-containing protein, with product MKSAYLEKTLKIVSTNDDFNDEIEIINKIEEGFSFEVIEELITENKFSLQEIIELVLPNRTYYRRKKEMRLNSEESDIVANLFNLTEFAEEVFGDKEKAYNWLRRINRSLKSRKPIALLKTAFGRKIVEDVLSRIAYGVY from the coding sequence ATGAAATCAGCATATTTAGAGAAAACTTTAAAAATTGTATCTACAAATGATGACTTCAATGATGAAATAGAAATTATTAACAAAATAGAAGAAGGATTTTCTTTTGAAGTTATTGAAGAACTTATTACGGAAAATAAATTTTCCCTTCAGGAAATAATTGAACTTGTTCTTCCAAACAGAACATATTACAGAAGAAAAAAAGAAATGCGATTAAATTCTGAAGAATCTGATATCGTCGCAAATTTATTCAACTTAACTGAATTTGCAGAAGAAGTTTTTGGAGATAAAGAAAAAGCTTATAATTGGTTGCGCAGGATTAACAGGTCCTTAAAAAGCAGAAAGCCCATAGCTCTTTTAAAAACTGCTTTTGGAAGAAAAATTGTAGAAGATGTTTTAAGCAGAATAGCATATGGTGTTTATTAA
- a CDS encoding RES domain-containing protein: protein MHVYRLCKEGYSNLDGDGASKTNNSWNSKGKHVIYTSENIALTILEILVHLDYDLIPNDYCLLTIDIPDNCTVEQYSKTTLSRNETIRFGDEWLTSKRSLILATPSYIINKEKNILINPNHPEFTNIKVINKEPFNFDSRLFK from the coding sequence ATGCATGTCTATCGTTTATGCAAAGAAGGATACAGTAATCTTGACGGGGACGGCGCAAGTAAAACCAATAATTCATGGAATTCAAAAGGCAAACATGTTATATATACATCCGAAAATATTGCTTTAACTATTTTAGAAATACTTGTTCATCTCGATTATGATTTAATTCCGAATGATTATTGTTTATTAACAATTGATATTCCTGATAATTGCACAGTTGAACAATATTCAAAAACAACTTTATCAAGGAATGAAACTATAAGGTTTGGAGATGAATGGCTGACAAGCAAAAGATCCTTAATTTTAGCTACGCCTTCATATATTATTAATAAAGAAAAAAATATTCTTATTAATCCTAATCATCCTGAGTTTACAAATATTAAAGTAATAAACAAAGAGCCTTTTAATTTTGACAGCAGACTTTTTAAGTAA
- a CDS encoding helix-turn-helix transcriptional regulator, whose product MFVIKSDAEKKTTLELINNFKKAIEEVNNSNADDLIKQSQINGYKIQTADLEKQIEEYDELKKGNLRLPENLSFSELLGYLTKVRISKGISQSELAKMIGVSRQQISRYELQDYRGASLERINLILNVLGLTISIKLQDVA is encoded by the coding sequence GTGTTTGTTATAAAAAGCGATGCCGAAAAGAAAACTACTCTTGAATTGATAAATAATTTCAAAAAAGCGATTGAAGAAGTTAATAATTCAAATGCCGATGACTTGATTAAACAATCTCAAATAAATGGTTATAAAATACAGACAGCTGATTTGGAAAAACAGATTGAAGAATATGATGAATTAAAAAAAGGAAATTTAAGATTACCTGAAAATCTTTCCTTTTCTGAATTATTAGGATATTTAACTAAAGTACGAATATCAAAAGGAATATCACAGAGCGAATTAGCTAAAATGATTGGTGTATCAAGACAACAAATAAGCCGTTATGAACTTCAGGATTATCGGGGAGCAAGCCTTGAAAGGATAAACCTAATTTTAAATGTATTAGGCTTAACAATAAGTATCAAGTTACAAGATGTTGCATAA